In a single window of the Leopardus geoffroyi isolate Oge1 chromosome D2, O.geoffroyi_Oge1_pat1.0, whole genome shotgun sequence genome:
- the LOC123577325 gene encoding olfactory receptor 13G1-like, with protein MNQTLVAEFLILGFSETPQLQMLLFPVFLLLYMVALSGNLLIVVAIGSCPALHTPMYFFLVNLAVVDILCTSTILPKLLGSMVADRTISYGGCIVQLFSFTWSLGAELLLFSAMAYDRYVAICWPLRYSTLMDSRVCRLLAVAVWTISLANTSVNTGLLLHLPFCHSNVVEHFFCEIPPLLKLACAPTRLNEAMAFTADVILALGNFSVIMLSYGCIIASILRIRSASGKRRAFSTCSSHLLVVSLYYCTVIYTYIRPASRYSLHKDKVVSVIYTSVAPSLNPLIYSLRNTEVKAALRRLFS; from the coding sequence ATGAACCAGACACTGGTCGCCGAGTTCCTCATTCTGGGATTCTCAGAAACACCTCAGCTGCAAATGCtcctctttcctgtcttcctcctcctctacaTGGTGGCCCTCTCTGGAAACCTGCTCATCGTGGTGGCCATTGGCTCCTGCCCTGCCTtgcacacccccatgtacttcttcctggtAAACCTGGCCGTGGTGGACATCCTCTGCACCTCCACGATCCTGCCCAAGCTGCTGGGCAGCATGGTGGCTGACAGGACCATCTCCTACGGGGGTTGCATAGTGCAGCTTTTCTCCTTCACGTGGTCTCTGGGAGCTGAGCTGCTGCTGTTTTCcgccatggcctatgaccgctacgtGGCCATCTGCTGGCCCCTGCGCTACAGCACCCTCATGGACTCCCGGGTTTGCAGGCTCTTGGCCGTGGCCGTGTGGACCATCAGCCTGGCCAACACTAGTGTGAACACCGGCCTCCTGCTGCACCTGCCCTTCTGCCATTCCAACGTGGTCGAGCACTTCTTCTGCGAGATCCCCCCTCTGCTGAAGCTCGCCTGTGCCCCGACACGCCTGAACGAGGCCATGGCCTTCACTGCAGACGTGATCCTGGCCTTGGGGAACTTCTCTGTGATCATGCTCTCCTACGGCTGCATCATCGCCAGCATCCTGCGCATCCGCTCGGCCTCAGGCAAGCGACgggccttctccacctgctcctcccacctcctggtTGTCTCCCTGTACTACTGCACTGTCATCTACACCTATATCCGCCCAGCATCCAGATACTCGTTGCACAAGGACAAGGTGGTGTCTGTGATCTACACTTCGGTGGCGCCCTCCCTGAACCCCCTTATCTACTCCCTGAGGAACACGGAGGTCAAAGCTGCCCTCCGGAGGCTGTTCTCCTGA